In the genome of Pelodiscus sinensis isolate JC-2024 chromosome 3, ASM4963464v1, whole genome shotgun sequence, one region contains:
- the NDUFAF4 gene encoding NADH dehydrogenase [ubiquinone] 1 alpha subcomplex assembly factor 4: MGARVTRAFRNFNLENRASREISKNKPTPAPRHRAAPRALPDYSDLQEEIRRKDDKLLTLLKEVYVDSRDPPVQVKDEGGSIPNLQQEYRLTTLAHLSKLDVQKIPKGKISLVEALTLLNNHKLSPQIWTAEKIAKEYSLDLKEVTALLEFFIPFDVEISPSKDKEALEISPSKDKEALKPS; the protein is encoded by the exons ATGGGCGCCAGGGTGACCCGCGCGTTCCGCAACTTCAACTTGGAGAACCGGGCCAGCCGCGAGATCAGCAAGAACAAGCCCACGCCGGCCCCCCGGCACCGCGCCGCGCCGCGCGCACTGCCCG ACTATTCAGACCTCCAAGAGGAAATCCGCAGAAAAGATGACAAACTTCTTACCTTACTGAAAGAGGTTTATGTTGATTCCAGAGATCCACCTGTACAA GTAAAAGATGAAGGTGGAAGTATCCCAAATTTACAGCAGGAATACAGACTTACAACACTAGCTCATTTAAGCAAACTAGATGTTCAGAAGATCCCCAAAGGCAAAATTTCTCTGGTGGAGGCTCTGACTCTTCTCAATAATCATAAACTTTCTCCACAAATATGGACCGCAGAGAAAATAGCAAAGGAATACAGTCTAGACTTGAAGGAGGTCACTGCTCTCTTAGAATTCTTCATACCTTTTGATGTAGAAATCTCCCCTTCCAAAGACAAAGAAGCTTTAGAAATTTCTCCTTCCAAAGACAAAGAAGCTTTAAAACCTTCTTAA